A single region of the Oncorhynchus keta strain PuntledgeMale-10-30-2019 chromosome 4, Oket_V2, whole genome shotgun sequence genome encodes:
- the inhbaa gene encoding inhibin subunit beta Aa, which yields MSPLPLLSGILLLFTHSCAGGSSLPMADSLAMGGGQTPPQTQSQSQLAPEVTNCPSCALARLNEEEDGGKTDVVEAVKRHILNMLHLQARPNVTHPVPRAALLNAIRKLHVGRVAEDGSVQIEDEGHGRLDPADMAETTEIITFAEAGDSQGAVNFLISKEGGELSLVEQANVWIFLRLAKTNRSRAKVTIRLLQQHRGGDGREETAPVPLAEKVVDTRRSGWHTFPVSASVQALLKRGGSTLSLRVSCPLCANAGATPILVSASSGQEREQSHRPFLMAVVQQGEGGEPRQRRKRGLECDGKVSACCKRQFYVNFKDIGWSDWIIAPGGYHANYCEGDCPSHVASITGSSLSFHSTVINHYRIRGYAPFQNIKSCCVPTRLRAMSMLYYNEEQKIVKKDIQNMVVEECGCS from the exons ATGTCTCCTCTGCCCCTGCTGAGTGGGATTCTTCTGCTCTTTACCCATAGCTGCGCCGGTGGCAGCTCTTTGCCCATGGCGGACTCCTTAGCGATGGGTGGTGGCCAGACCCCACCACAAACCCAGTCCCAATCCCAGCTGGCACCGGAGGTCACCAACTGTCCGTCATGTGCCCTGGCACGGCTAAACGAGGAGGAGGACGGCGGCAAAACCGACGTGGTGGAGGCGGTGAAGAGGCACATTCTCAACATGCTGCACCTGCAGGCACGGCCCAACGTCACGCATCCGGTGCCCCGCGCTGCTCTGCTCAATGCCATCCGCAAGCTGCATGTGGGACGCGTGGCCGAGGACGGCAGCGTCCAGATTGAGGACGAGGGCCACGGGCGTCTCGACCCCGCTGACATGGCCGAGACGACTGAGATCATTACCTTTGCAGAGGCTG GCGACTCCCAGGGCGCGGTCAACTTCCTCATCTCCAAGGAGGGCGGCGAGCTGTCTCTGGTGGAGCAGGCTAATGTATGGATCTTCCTCCGGCTAGCCAAGACCAACCGCAGCCGTGCCAAGGTCACTATCCGCCTGCTGCAGCAGCACCGTGGTGGAGACGGCCGTGAGGAGACGGCGCCTGTGCCGTTGGCTGAGAAGGTGGTGGACACGCGGCGCAGCGGCTGGCACACTTTTCCAGTCTCGGCCAGCGTCCAGGCCCTGCTGAAGCGCGGCGGCAGTACACTCAGTTTGAGGGTCTCCTGCCCGCTGTGTGCCAACGCTGGCGCCACGCCCATCCTGGTGTCGGCCAGCAGCGGCCAGGAGCGGGAGCAGTCCCACCGGCCCTTCCTGATGGCAGTGGTGCAGCAGGGTGAGGGCGGTGAGCCACGGCAGCGCCGCAAGCGGGGCCTGGAGTGCGACGGCAAGGTGAGTGCCTGCTGCAAGCGCCAGTTCTACGTCAATTTCAAGGACATTGGCTGGAGTGACTGGATCATAGCGCCAGGGGGCTACCACGCCAACTACTGCGAAGGCGACTGCCCCAGCCACGTGGCCAGCATTACAGGCTCCTCGCTGTCCTTCCACTCCACTGTCATCAACCACTACCGCATACGGGGCTACGCACCCTTCCAGAACATCAAGTCGTGCTGCGTGCCGACGCGGCTACGCGCCATGTCCATGCTCTACTACAACGAGGAGCAGAAGATCGTCAAGAAGGATATCCAGAACATGGTCGTAGAGGAGTGTGGCTGCTCCTAA